A portion of the Wolbachia endosymbiont of Oedothorax gibbosus genome contains these proteins:
- a CDS encoding GPW/gp25 family protein, protein MRGMNASTGKELEGIEHLKQSIVSILTTPINSRIMRRNYGSRLFELVDKPVNRDFTLEIYAATAEALEKWEKRFKLEKVKITEVKEGKVTIALEGIYTPNGENIRFDVVVV, encoded by the coding sequence ATGAGAGGCATGAATGCTAGCACAGGAAAGGAATTAGAAGGAATAGAACATTTAAAGCAATCAATAGTTAGTATTTTAACTACTCCTATTAATAGCAGAATAATGCGGAGAAATTATGGGTCGAGGTTGTTCGAATTAGTTGACAAGCCAGTAAATCGTGATTTTACACTAGAAATTTACGCAGCAACAGCGGAAGCTTTGGAAAAATGGGAAAAAAGATTCAAACTCGAAAAGGTAAAAATCACAGAGGTGAAAGAAGGGAAAGTCACTATTGCCCTGGAAGGGATATATACACCAAATGGAGAAAATATTCGCTTTGACGTGGTTGTGGTATAA
- a CDS encoding phage tail protein, whose product MLLPPNATKQEKALVDAIDYKVDPGCIRGFKFSLGEKILPWIVEEYGLEEILRWAKDKRKAVEEGIKFQRLRGTPASLKIALKWANIEDITIIEEPPGKHFFELQVGIRDVPNDFFVDAVVELAKLSLPARSRLMRIFNDYYNVDRFILDESFFGSLLSDYSGTKVEKDGPVLSFGRKNAFELKILNPSFKFSTFRVHYEQAFSNDIYRLDVAILGETEPHTKNYNGIYERSHQWNNLKTLYPLPQSLLPAIKFAKAQIVLSDSWNLGEINTCFPVTSAEEKGSKFLLGSDKLSEQLWNLKYKPILERFNVTHHYKVENFAGQKIIRFGVAEHNVHYESELNSEQKDSIHEPENYILVFYPGVLKWHEHRHLNRSWKNSQVISIIS is encoded by the coding sequence ATGCTATTACCGCCAAACGCAACAAAGCAAGAAAAAGCGCTGGTTGATGCAATAGATTACAAAGTAGATCCTGGTTGTATCAGAGGGTTTAAATTTAGCCTAGGGGAAAAAATATTGCCGTGGATAGTAGAGGAATATGGTCTAGAAGAGATTCTGCGTTGGGCAAAAGACAAAAGAAAAGCCGTAGAGGAAGGAATAAAATTTCAGCGCTTAAGAGGAACACCAGCATCGCTGAAAATAGCATTAAAATGGGCAAATATAGAAGATATTACAATTATTGAAGAGCCACCTGGTAAACACTTTTTTGAGTTGCAGGTAGGGATAAGAGACGTACCAAATGATTTCTTTGTTGATGCAGTAGTAGAGCTGGCAAAACTATCATTACCTGCAAGATCGAGGCTAATGAGAATTTTTAACGATTATTACAACGTTGATAGGTTTATTTTAGATGAAAGCTTTTTTGGCAGCTTATTATCAGACTATTCAGGTACAAAGGTTGAAAAAGATGGACCAGTATTGTCATTTGGTCGGAAGAACGCATTTGAGCTAAAAATCTTAAATCCAAGTTTTAAGTTTAGTACTTTTCGGGTTCATTATGAGCAAGCATTTAGTAATGACATATATCGATTAGATGTAGCAATACTTGGAGAAACCGAGCCTCACACAAAGAATTATAACGGTATTTATGAAAGAAGTCATCAGTGGAATAATTTAAAAACGTTATATCCGCTACCACAGAGCTTATTACCGGCAATTAAGTTTGCAAAGGCGCAGATAGTATTATCAGATAGCTGGAACTTAGGGGAAATAAACACATGTTTTCCGGTTACGAGTGCAGAAGAGAAAGGAAGTAAATTTTTACTAGGAAGTGATAAACTATCTGAACAACTGTGGAATTTAAAATACAAGCCAATTTTAGAAAGGTTCAACGTTACCCATCATTACAAAGTAGAAAATTTTGCCGGTCAAAAAATCATAAGATTTGGTGTAGCAGAGCACAATGTTCATTATGAAAGCGAATTAAATTCAGAGCAAAAGGATTCAATACATGAACCGGAAAATTACATTTTAGTGTTTTACCCGGGAGTATTGAAGTGGCACGAACATCGACATTTGAACAGAAGTTGGAAAAATAGTCAAGTAATATCTATAATAAGTTAA
- a CDS encoding IS630 family transposase (programmed frameshift), with the protein MAGKSKAIGEELYNQCKLELKKYGIRGEIGRRLQAIISAKEYGISKVAKIYRITRTTLMKWIARFKEKGVIGFAIQPGRGPKPKLNEEKKEKIREVIEEDGANLTAKKLQGIVEGMLAIKVSESTARRLMKKLGFTYITPRPAHYKQDKNKQEEFKKNLNEIVEKNRKKEVFFDESRFGTHSKVGHGWFKKGSRTQVKVKIGRENFYLYSAVNPRNGEDISLLAPHVNTDCMNIFLEQMSKDLGTREAFLIMDCASWHRSKGLKTPENITIIYLPPYSPELNPVERFWQHLKENIIKNKMYDSIKLLENAVSEFIRDITESSIKTICSVNYLSSYL; encoded by the exons ATGGCAGGAAAAAGTAAAGCAATAGGAGAAGAACTATATAATCAATGCAAGTTAGAATTAAAAAAATATGGAATAAGAGGAGAGATAGGAAGAAGGTTACAAGCAATAATATCAGCAAAGGAGTATGGTATCTCAAAAGTTGCTAAAATATATAGAATTACGAGAACGACATTAATGAAATGGATTGCAAGATTTAAAGAAAAAGGTGTTATTGGGTTTGCAATACAGCCAGGGCGAGGACCTAAACCAAAACTGAACGAGGAGAAGAAGGAAAAAATAAGAGAGGTAATAGAAGAAGATGGGGCAAATCTGACTGCTAAAAAATTGCAAGGTATAGTTGAAGGAATGTTAGCTATCAAAGTAAGTGAGTCAACGGCGAGAAGGCTTATGAAGAAGCTAGGATTTACATATATCACACCTCGTCCAGCACATTATAAACAAGACAAAAACAAACAAGAGGAGTTCAAAAAAAATCTCAATGAAATTGTGGAAAAGAACCGGAAAAAGGAGGTT TTTTTCGATGAATCGAGATTTGGAACGCACTCAAAAGTTGGACATGGATGGTTTAAAAAGGGCTCAAGAACACAAGTTAAAGTAAAAATCGGAAGAGAAAACTTCTATCTTTACAGCGCTGTAAATCCCAGGAATGGAGAGGATATTAGCCTACTTGCTCCACATGTAAACACAGATTGCATGAACATATTTTTGGAGCAGATGTCGAAAGATTTGGGGACTAGAGAAGCTTTTCTTATCATGGATTGCGCAAGTTGGCATAGGTCTAAAGGTTTAAAAACTCCTGAAAATATCACCATAATTTATTTGCCGCCGTACTCGCCTGAGCTCAATCCTGTGGAAAGATTTTGGCAACATTTAAAGGAAAATATAATAAAGAACAAGATGTATGACTCTATTAAATTACTTGAAAATGCTGTATCTGAATTTATTCGAGATATTACGGAAAGTTCGATCAAAACCATTTGCTCTGTGAATTATTTGTCTAGTTATTTATGA
- a CDS encoding phage baseplate assembly protein V, with the protein MLENNFAIAELQRKVANIIRIGLVKEVDYEKARVRVKVGEFITDWLPWITTRAGEDRSWFAPNIDEQVMVLSPIGELSLGVVLPAIYRQKYFPSECRKDAHIFEFQDGSKVSYDKKDHHLEITVADKITLKVGESSIEMTKKGIKLKAKRIDLN; encoded by the coding sequence ATGTTAGAAAATAATTTTGCCATTGCAGAGTTACAGAGAAAAGTAGCGAATATTATTCGTATAGGTCTAGTAAAAGAAGTAGACTATGAAAAAGCAAGAGTGCGGGTAAAGGTAGGAGAATTTATAACTGATTGGCTTCCGTGGATAACGACAAGAGCAGGAGAAGATAGAAGTTGGTTTGCGCCGAATATTGATGAGCAGGTGATGGTATTATCGCCGATAGGAGAGTTGTCTTTGGGTGTTGTGTTACCAGCAATTTATCGGCAGAAGTATTTTCCCTCAGAATGCCGAAAAGATGCGCATATTTTTGAATTTCAGGATGGAAGCAAGGTATCATATGACAAAAAAGATCATCATTTAGAGATCACTGTAGCAGATAAAATAACGTTGAAAGTAGGAGAATCAAGCATAGAGATGACAAAAAAAGGAATAAAACTCAAAGCAAAGAGAATCGACCTTAATTAA
- a CDS encoding ankyrin repeat domain-containing protein: MAKFSKKEREEFNNSWKEVLDNSIEDINKKDTKGRTILHYAVGMPDPKKVKLLIKKGADVDAADAGKYRPLHLAVMGQRLENIKELIKAGADVNAVERSSKFAALHLACMVSEVKIVEELVKAGAEVEQKDKFGKTAIDFFQNS, from the coding sequence ATGGCAAAATTTAGTAAGAAAGAAAGAGAAGAATTTAATAATTCATGGAAAGAAGTATTAGATAACTCAATAGAAGATATTAATAAAAAAGACACAAAAGGAAGGACGATACTACATTACGCGGTGGGAATGCCAGATCCAAAAAAAGTGAAATTATTAATCAAAAAGGGAGCAGATGTAGATGCAGCAGATGCCGGGAAATATAGACCACTACACCTAGCAGTGATGGGGCAACGTCTAGAAAATATAAAAGAGCTGATAAAGGCAGGAGCCGATGTAAACGCAGTGGAACGAAGTAGCAAATTTGCCGCATTACACCTCGCATGCATGGTAAGTGAGGTAAAAATAGTAGAAGAACTAGTAAAAGCCGGAGCAGAAGTAGAGCAAAAGGATAAATTTGGCAAAACAGCAATAGACTTCTTTCAAAATTCATGA
- a CDS encoding IS5 family transposase (programmed frameshift) — protein sequence MKYKEIEKLEGEKFRRLTGVKKSTFKRMVEILDEEDKRKKARSGRKSKLCIEDRLLMALEYMREYRTYFHIGQSYGMSESNCFKIIRWVEDTLIKHPDFALPGKKDLLNSNVEYEVLVIDGTETAVERPKKKQKRFYSGKKKRHTIKTQIVTEKKSKKVVCTSFSNGRKHDFRMFRESKIAILPQTKILADSGYRGMQKIHKNVELPHRRSKKNPLSKEKKAENRSLSIRRVVVENVIGLLKRFKIISDRYRNRRKRFGLRFNLIASIHNRELLS from the exons ATGAAATATAAGGAAATAGAAAAGTTAGAAGGAGAAAAGTTTCGACGTTTAACGGGGGTAAAAAAATCAACATTTAAGAGAATGGTAGAAATTCTAGATGAGGAGGATAAAAGGAAAAAAGCTAGAAGTGGAAGAAAAAGCAAACTTTGTATAGAAGATAGATTACTTATGGCACTGGAATATATGAGAGAATATCGTACATATTTTCATATAGGACAAAGTTATGGCATGAGTGAAAGCAACTGTTTTAAAATAATAAGGTGGGTAGAAGACACATTAATAAAACATCCAGATTTTGCATTACCAGGAAAAAAAGATCTATTAAATAGTAATGTAGAATACGAAGTTTTGGTAATAGATGGAACTGAAACAGCAGTAGAAAGGCCAA AAAAAAAGCAAAAGCGCTTTTACTCTGGAAAGAAAAAAAGGCATACTATAAAAACACAAATAGTAACAGAGAAGAAGAGTAAAAAGGTCGTATGTACATCTTTCTCCAATGGTAGAAAACATGATTTTCGGATGTTTAGAGAATCAAAGATAGCAATATTACCGCAAACTAAGATCCTAGCTGATTCTGGTTACAGAGGAATGCAAAAGATACATAAAAATGTTGAATTACCACATAGAAGATCAAAAAAGAATCCTTTATCAAAGGAGAAAAAAGCAGAAAATAGATCTCTCTCTATACGAAGAGTGGTAGTTGAAAACGTAATCGGCTTATTGAAAAGGTTTAAAATCATTTCTGACAGATATAGAAATCGACGAAAACGTTTTGGCTTAAGATTTAATTTGATTGCCTCTATTCACAATAGAGAGCTCCTTTCATGA
- a CDS encoding ankyrin repeat domain-containing protein codes for MSRKEARNVFDRLLKALSENRFQQINEKDAAGCTILHRAAQVSEPEVIKLLIEKGAGTNDRNNRGETPLHLAAFLGRRKNVKVLIEGGATVNAKSNNKAVPLHLACLARRIGTIEELINAGGDTSTIDKFGCSPLNYAKIYPKVTSYLEKKGVNMRDVAVMYGEANKAIEEVMEKRNVNELQLEEVDLTN; via the coding sequence ATGTCAAGGAAAGAAGCAAGGAATGTTTTTGATAGGTTATTGAAAGCATTATCAGAAAACAGGTTTCAACAAATAAATGAAAAAGACGCAGCAGGTTGCACAATATTGCACCGAGCAGCACAGGTGTCAGAGCCAGAAGTAATAAAGTTATTAATAGAAAAAGGAGCAGGTACAAACGATAGAAACAATAGAGGCGAGACACCGTTGCACCTAGCAGCGTTTTTAGGAAGAAGAAAAAATGTGAAAGTGCTGATAGAAGGAGGAGCTACAGTAAATGCAAAATCAAACAATAAAGCAGTACCACTACACTTAGCCTGTTTAGCAAGAAGAATAGGAACAATAGAAGAGCTGATAAATGCAGGAGGAGATACGAGTACGATAGATAAATTTGGATGTAGCCCACTAAACTATGCAAAAATTTACCCGAAAGTGACAAGTTATTTAGAAAAGAAGGGAGTGAATATGAGAGATGTGGCAGTGATGTATGGAGAAGCAAACAAGGCAATAGAGGAGGTAATGGAGAAACGAAACGTAAATGAATTACAACTAGAGGAGGTAGATTTAACAAATTAA
- a CDS encoding baseplate J/gp47 family protein has translation MEQPNIIEPLNFEEIFARMKEELISRDESFTALIESDPAMKILEVAAWRELLLRQRINEAVKSNLLKFAMGEDLDNLAEFYGVEREKGEDDERFRKRIKAKIVGWSTGGNYRFQALSADTRVKDALVESLVPGKVQVSILSTQLSTLQEELLEIVRNQLNKEDVRILTDTIEVVSCNIIEIDIHSRMSISSVISKEEIKEQFIKKFEASRRLGWSVTRSWIIANLFVEGVENVELIEPKEDVVVLGNECAALRSLNVELN, from the coding sequence ATGGAGCAGCCAAATATTATCGAACCACTGAACTTTGAAGAGATTTTTGCTCGGATGAAAGAAGAATTAATAAGTCGAGATGAAAGTTTTACGGCACTAATTGAAAGTGACCCAGCGATGAAGATTTTGGAAGTAGCAGCATGGCGAGAACTTTTGCTGAGACAAAGAATAAATGAAGCAGTGAAAAGTAATTTACTGAAGTTTGCAATGGGAGAAGATCTTGATAATTTAGCTGAGTTTTATGGTGTAGAAAGGGAAAAAGGGGAAGATGATGAACGATTTAGAAAAAGAATTAAAGCAAAGATAGTTGGCTGGAGCACAGGAGGGAATTATCGGTTTCAAGCACTCTCAGCAGATACGAGAGTTAAAGATGCATTAGTAGAATCTCTGGTACCAGGAAAAGTACAAGTTTCAATCTTATCAACACAATTATCCACACTGCAAGAAGAATTACTAGAAATTGTCAGAAATCAGCTAAACAAGGAGGATGTGAGGATTTTAACAGATACGATTGAAGTGGTAAGTTGCAATATTATAGAAATAGATATTCACAGCAGAATGAGCATAAGTTCTGTAATATCAAAGGAGGAAATTAAGGAACAGTTCATTAAGAAGTTTGAAGCAAGTAGAAGGCTGGGATGGAGTGTCACAAGGTCGTGGATTATAGCGAATCTATTTGTAGAGGGTGTAGAGAATGTAGAATTAATAGAACCAAAAGAGGATGTTGTGGTTCTGGGGAATGAGTGCGCTGCCTTAAGAAGTTTAAATGTTGAGTTGAATTAA
- a CDS encoding DUF2924 domain-containing protein, which translates to MEKKVEKEVKYLEKKSLVELRKIWKKVCGEGAPRHSKKYLIPRLAYRIQEKAYGEMSRKGAKRLEYLADRLEKGKRISSDKLPAAGTELILERGEETHAIMVMDTGLIYREEFYTSLSAVAGKIMGMSYNGPLLFGMRDKKGS; encoded by the coding sequence ATGGAAAAAAAAGTAGAAAAAGAGGTAAAATATTTAGAGAAAAAATCGCTGGTAGAGCTGAGGAAAATATGGAAAAAGGTATGTGGGGAAGGGGCACCTAGACATTCAAAAAAGTATCTGATACCGAGATTAGCATATAGAATACAGGAGAAAGCGTATGGAGAAATGTCAAGAAAAGGGGCAAAAAGACTAGAATATCTAGCAGATCGACTAGAGAAGGGAAAAAGGATAAGTAGCGATAAACTGCCAGCAGCGGGAACAGAGCTGATATTAGAAAGGGGTGAAGAAACGCATGCAATAATGGTAATGGATACAGGATTGATCTACAGAGAAGAATTTTATACGTCGTTATCAGCGGTAGCAGGGAAAATAATGGGAATGAGTTATAACGGACCGTTGTTGTTCGGAATGCGTGATAAAAAGGGAAGTTGA